In the Sphingobacterium sp. PCS056 genome, CCTGGCGGGTCACAAACAGATCCTCTTCATCATAAGCGGCATAATCTGCCGAATGAATGAGTTCGTCATATTCCTGAGAGATGGTTTTCAACCTTTCCTCTGCTTCTTTTATATAGCCTAATTTAAATTCACATTTGGTGACATACGCAGAAATACGAAGGTAATTAGGTAAGTCAAACTCTTTAAAACTTTCATCCAATAACTCATGATAATTGATCAAGGCATCTTCGTAATCACCTTTTTCAAAATACGCATCAGCCAAAGTATTGTACAGCTCCCAAAACCGACTATAAGTAAGACCTTCTTTACAGATATCAATCACCTCATCATATTTGCGTTTACTACTGAGTGCCAACGCATAGTTATTGCAACACATAGACATAAGTTGGCTATTGATGAAGTAATTAGCTTCAAATTTATTCTCATGAAAATACGCCTTAAATCCTAAGTACGATCTTTTAAAAAACTGTAGGCGATAATTTAATAAAGGCATATCTAGAACTGGAGAACCAATTGAATTTTCAAATTCTGAAAATTCACATCCTGAATTAAAATAATCAATAGGTCCATCTTCTGGCCAGTTCAAAATTTCAGGTAATTCTTTATGAACGTGATAGTAAGTCAAGATATACCGGTGGATCGTAATTGAAAAGCCTTCCAATTCTACGGCTTTCGCTAAGTAAGGCAACGCCTCATCATAGTTTCCGCCTTCAAGAATATACGTTCCAGCAAAATGATAAGGAATGAACCAGTCCGGGTAAAGATCGATATAACGCTTAGCTTCGATGAGAGGGTCGGACAGATCGAGTCCCAACTCCTCACGAAAATTGCGTTGTACCATGATCGCAAAATAGATGCATTGTTTATTTTCCAATCCACCATTTAACAAATCCATTACCCGTTCATAATACTTAAATATTTCAGCATCTACTTCTGGATCTTCATTTCCATATAAAACTGCCTTCACCCCTGCCCAACCAATCATTTCATAATCATGATATTCCAGTGCAAGTTGACCGATATCCAAGTATAGCAAAACATTATTGGATAGAATATCGTGTTTATATTTTTTAAATTCGGCTAATGCCTGTTGATGTTGATTGAGGTTCTCCCGGAGTATCATGGCTTTAAAAAGTACACTTTCCGTTAGCAAAGCACATTTACTAATACGATCATGGGCATATAACACTTCATAAATGGCGAGCAATTCATTTATATTACGAATTGATTCAGCATATTTTTCATGTAGATAATTTAGATCAGCGCTGAATCGACATACATTTTCCAATTCGTCCTCATGTACGCTCAATCTTTCGATATACGACGAGTACTCGTCATAGTCTAAATCTTTATAGAAAAATCGTGTCGTTTCCAATAAACCAAATAATGCAGCTTCATGGTTTGGTTCAATTTCTAAAATAGTTTTATAAATGGTGATGACTTCTTGAAAATCATTTAATGAAAGTTCATTATTGTCTTCTTCTGAAATTTGATAATCAAGTTCTTTAAGTACGTTTGCTTTTAGTAGTAATGCTGGGATATCTTGAGGGTTTAATACAAGAAACACTTCCAATTCAGATAAACAATCCTCATATCTCCCTTCTTCATACAAATTTACTAGATCTTGAAACTTCATAAATTACGGCTCTTTTATATAAAAATAAAAATATATTACAAACTTCAAAACAGTTAAAAAAAATAAACTGTAAAACAGCTCATTATTAAATGATAAAATAATGAATAGCTTGCAACATTAAAATAAAAAAAAGGAACCCAGATGGGTTCCTTTCCAATATCTAACAAATTGACTCGGGGTTAAAACTCTATTTTACTGCGTCAATAACTGCTTTGAAAGCATCTGGGTTGTTTAAAGCTAAGTCAGCTAAAACCTTACGGTTTAAACCAATATTTTTAGCGTTTAATTTACCGATCAACACGGAATAAGATAAACCTTGTTGACGAGCTCCAGCGTTAATACGTTGAATCCATAAAGCTCTAAACTCGCGTTTTTTGGTTTTACGGTCGCGGTAAGCGTACTGTAAACCTTTTTCTACTGTATTTTTAGCAATAGTATATACTTTGCTACGTGATCCATAATAGCCTTTCGCTAATTTAAGGATTTTTTTACGTCTTCTTCTCGAAGCAACTGCGTTAACCGAACGTGGCATATTTTTAAAATTATTTGGTAAAAGGCGCCATGTTTTGCAATGAACTTACTACCCTGTACCCGGTTAAAAAATTATTATTAATTAAATCGAATAAAACTTATTTACCGATAGCAAGCATACGTTTAACGTTGCCCATATCGCCATCAGATACATAACTTGTTGTTGTTAAGTTACGTTTACGTTTTGTGCTCTTTTTTGTCAAGATGTGGCTTTTGAAAGCGTTTTTTCTTGCGATTTTACCTGTTCCAGTAAGCTTAAAACGTTTTTTAGCGCTGGAATTGGTTTTTACTTTTGGCATAATACTTTAAATTTTATATCAATCTGTTAGAATTTCTTTATTATTTTTTAGCCACCAATTTAGGTGCTAAAGTTAAAAACATACGTTTTCCTTCCAATTTAGGTAGCAATTCTACTTTACCCACTTCTTCTAAAGCTTGTGCAAAACGCAATAACAAGATCTCTCCTTGTTCTTTGTGTACAATTGCACGACCCTTAAAGTGTACGTAAGCACGAACTTTCTCACCACTTTCAAGAAACTTAATCGCATGTTTCAATTTGAAATCAAAATCATGTTCGCTGGTATTAGGTCCAAAACGGATTTCCTTAATAACAGTTTGCTTTGCATTAGCTTTGATTTCTTTTTGTTTCTTCTTTTGCTCGTAAACAAATTTACTGTAGTCGATAATTTTACAAACCGGCGGAACAGCATTTGGCGAAATCTCAACTAAATCAAGTTCCAATTCATCTGCAAGCTCTAAAGCTTTACGTGTAGGATATACTCCTGTTTCCACATTGTCACCTACCAAACGTACCTCAGGCACACGGATTAGCTCATTAATGCGGTGATCTGGTTCTTTCTTTCTCATTGGTGGTCTAGGACCACCTGGTCTTTTTAATGCCAAATGTTTAAATATTTAAACGGTTATTTCTTTAATTAATACTTCTCTAAATTCGTCAGCAGTCATGGAACCCAAGTCTACTGAACCATGTTTACGAACAGAAATCGTGCCATTCTCAGCCTCTTTCTCGCCCACAATCAACATGTAAGGCAGTTTTTTCACTTCTGCATCTCTGATTTTGCGACCTACTTTTTCATCACGCAAGTCTATCAGTCCGCGAATATCGGAATTATTTAGCGATTCTAAAAGATTTTTCGCATATTCTTCATATTTTTCTGATACAGGCAAGATGATAAATTGTTCTGGGGCAAGCCATAATGGAAATTCTCCCGCGCAATGTTCGATCAATACGGCGATAAAACGCTCCATAGAACCAAATGGTGCTCGGTGAATCATCACAGGTCTATGTTTTGCATTATCAGAACCTGTATATTCCAATTCAAAACGCTCAGGCAAATTATAATCCACTTGAATGGTACCCAACTGCCATTTACGACCCAAAGCATCTTTCACCATGAAATCTAGCTTAGGACCATAGAAAGCTGCCTCTCCATACTCAATAACCGTAGACAATTCCTTTTCTGCAGCAGCTTCAATAATCGCGCTTTCAGCTAAAGCCCAGTTTTCATCTGTACCAATAT is a window encoding:
- a CDS encoding tetratricopeptide repeat protein — its product is MKFQDLVNLYEEGRYEDCLSELEVFLVLNPQDIPALLLKANVLKELDYQISEEDNNELSLNDFQEVITIYKTILEIEPNHEAALFGLLETTRFFYKDLDYDEYSSYIERLSVHEDELENVCRFSADLNYLHEKYAESIRNINELLAIYEVLYAHDRISKCALLTESVLFKAMILRENLNQHQQALAEFKKYKHDILSNNVLLYLDIGQLALEYHDYEMIGWAGVKAVLYGNEDPEVDAEIFKYYERVMDLLNGGLENKQCIYFAIMVQRNFREELGLDLSDPLIEAKRYIDLYPDWFIPYHFAGTYILEGGNYDEALPYLAKAVELEGFSITIHRYILTYYHVHKELPEILNWPEDGPIDYFNSGCEFSEFENSIGSPVLDMPLLNYRLQFFKRSYLGFKAYFHENKFEANYFINSQLMSMCCNNYALALSSKRKYDEVIDICKEGLTYSRFWELYNTLADAYFEKGDYEDALINYHELLDESFKEFDLPNYLRISAYVTKCEFKLGYIKEAEERLKTISQEYDELIHSADYAAYDEEDLFVTRQAYMEIQNARFDLINHRGDSETLKDWQKELENKPDDASNWYMLMQNYFQLEQYDQCIACANNYQATKPIQEMALIDYRKLHYLRGKSYYLLGNYAAALQDLLVAYDSTKSTLVEEESYGDFHLILIHVVRAYFHLRDWENVIRISQESQEMYANENWEEDDDWIEMMLMSAEASFELSDQDTAKQKIQAILKLFPKHEKALEKKKAWGSGWLGWLKK
- the rplT gene encoding 50S ribosomal protein L20; this encodes MPRSVNAVASRRRRKKILKLAKGYYGSRSKVYTIAKNTVEKGLQYAYRDRKTKKREFRALWIQRINAGARQQGLSYSVLIGKLNAKNIGLNRKVLADLALNNPDAFKAVIDAVK
- the rpmI gene encoding 50S ribosomal protein L35 — protein: MPKVKTNSSAKKRFKLTGTGKIARKNAFKSHILTKKSTKRKRNLTTTSYVSDGDMGNVKRMLAIGK
- the infC gene encoding translation initiation factor IF-3 codes for the protein MALKRPGGPRPPMRKKEPDHRINELIRVPEVRLVGDNVETGVYPTRKALELADELELDLVEISPNAVPPVCKIIDYSKFVYEQKKKQKEIKANAKQTVIKEIRFGPNTSEHDFDFKLKHAIKFLESGEKVRAYVHFKGRAIVHKEQGEILLLRFAQALEEVGKVELLPKLEGKRMFLTLAPKLVAKK